A DNA window from Peromyscus leucopus breed LL Stock chromosome 3, UCI_PerLeu_2.1, whole genome shotgun sequence contains the following coding sequences:
- the Txnrd3 gene encoding thioredoxin reductase 3: protein MSSPPGRRARLSSPGTSRQTPDAREEVRRRLKDLIEGNRVMIFSKSYCPHSTRVKELFSSLGVDYNILELDQVDDGANVQEVLTEISNQKTVPNIFVNKVHVGGCDRTFQAHKNGLLQKLLQEDSAHDYDLIVIGGGSGGLSCAKEAANLGKKVMVLDFVVPSPQGSSWGLGGTCVNVGCIPKKLMHQAALLGQALQDSRKFGWEYNQQVRHNWEAMTEAIQNHISSLNWSYRLTLREKGVAYVNSYGEFVELHKIKATNKKGQETFYTASKFVIATGERPRYLGIQGDKEYCITSDDLFSLRYCPGRTLVVGASYVGLECAGFLAGLGLDVTVMVRSVLLRGFDQEMAEKVGSYLEQHGVKFQRKFTPVSVQQVEKGSPGKLKVVAKSTEGPETVEEIYNTVLLAIGRESCTRKIGLEKIGVKINEKTGKIPVNDVEQTNVPHVYAIGDVLEGKPELTPVAIQAGKLLARRLFGASLEKCDYINVPTTVFTPLEYGCCGLSEEKAIEVYKKENLEVYHTLFWPLEWTVAGRDNNTCYAKIICNKFDNERVVGFHLLGPNAGEITQGFAAAMKCGLTKQLLNDTIGIHPTCGEVFTTLEITKSSGLDITQKGC, encoded by the exons ATGTCGTCGCCACCGGGCCGCCGCGCCCGCCTGTCGTCCCCTGGGACGAGCCGCCAGACCCCCGACGCCCGCGAGGAGGTGCGGCGCCGCCTGAAGGACCTCATTGAGGGCAACCGGGTGATGATCTTCAGCAAGAGTTACTGTCCACACAGCACGAGG GTTAAGGAACTCTTTTCATCCTTAGGGGTGGACTACAACATCCTGGAACTTGATCAAGTTG ATGATGGGGCCAATGTTCAGGAAGTGCTGACAGAAATCAGTAACCAGAAAACAGTGCCCAATATTTTTGTGAATAAAGTGCACGTGGGCGGATGTGACCGAACTTTCCAG GCACATAAGAACGGTTTACTGCAGAAGCTCCTTCAGGAAGACTCGGCTCATGATTATGATCTCATCGTCATTGGCGGGGGCTCTGGCGGCCTCTCTTGTGCAAAG GAAGCTGCCAACTTGGGAAAGAAGGTCATGGTGCTAGACTTTGTGGTCCCATCGCCTCAGGGCTCATCCTGGG GCCTGGGCGGTACCTGTGTCAATGTGGGCTGTATTCCTAAGAAGCTGATGCACCAGGCAGCCCTCCTGGGGCAGGCCTTGCAGGACTCGAGGAAATTTGGCTGGGAGTATAACCAGCAGG TGAGACACAACTGGGAGGCCATGACAGAAGCGATCCAGAACCACATCAGCTCCTTGAACTGGAGCTATAGGCTGACCCTTCGCGAGAAAGGCGTGGCCTATGTCAACTCCTATGGCGAGTTTGTCGAGCTGCATAAAATAAAG GCTACCAATAAGAAAGGACAGGAAACATTTTACACTGCTTCCaagtttgtcatagcaacaggtGAAAGGCCACGGTACTTGGGAATCCAAGGAGATAAGGAATACTGTATTACAAG TGACGACCTTTTCTCCCTGCGGTACTGCCCTGGCCGCACGCTAGTTGTAGGCGCCTCGTATGTTGGTCTGGAGTGTGCAGGGTTTCTGGCTGGCTTGGGATTAGACGTGACAGTTATGGTACGCTCTGTCCTTCTTCGTGGCTTCGATCAAGAAATGGCAGAGAAAGTGGGATCCTACCTGGAACAACACGGCGTCAAGTTCCAAAGGAAATTCACCCCTGTTTCG GTTCAACAAGTGGAGAAAGGCTCGCCTGGAAAACTGAAAGTTGTGGCCAAGTCCACTGAGGGACCGGAAACAGTTGAAGAAATATACAACACG GTTTTGTTAGCAATTGGTCGTGAATCCTGTACTAGGAAAATAGGCCTGGAGAAGATCGGGGTCAAAATCAATGAGAA GACTGGCAAAATACCAGTAAATGATGTGGAACAGACCAACGTGCCTCATGTCTACGCTATTGGGGACGTACTGGAGGGCAAACCAGAGCTCACACCTGTGGCCATACAGGCAGGCAAGCTGCTAGCTCGAAGACTCTTTGGGGCCTCTTTGGAAAAG TGTGATTACATTAACGTCCCAACAACGGTGTTCACACCTCTGGAATATGGCTGCTGTGGGCTGTCTGAAGAGAAAGCCATCGAAGTGTATAAAAAAGAGAATCTGGAA GTGTATCACACCTTGTTCTGGCCTCTGGAGTGGACAGTCGCCGGCAGAGACAATAATACCTGCTATGCGAAGATAATCTGTAACAAATTCGACAAT GAGCGTGTGGTGGGATTTCACCTTCTGGGGCCAAATGCTGGGGAAATCACACAGGGATTTGCAGCTGCCATGAAGTGTGGGCTCACAAAGCAGCTACTGAATGACACCATTGGAATCCATCCCACGTGTGGTGAG GTCTTTACAACTTTGGAAATCACGAAGTCCTCGGGGCTGGACATTACTCAGAAAGGCTGCTGA